GACGGGGTCGAGAGCGTCGCGGTCTGTCTGCTGCACGCCTACGCACACGACGACAACGAGCGCCGCGTCGCCGAACTCCTGCGCGAGGCGCTCGACGTTCCCGTCTCGACCTCCAGTGAGGTGCTTGCCGAGTTCCGGGAGTTCGAGCGAAGCTCGACGACGGCGGTCGACGCCTACGTGACCCCCGCGATCAACTCCTACGTCGGGCGGCTCGCCGAACGCGCCGCGGAGGCGGGCGTTCCGGTCCCCCGGATCATGCAGTCGAACGGGGGAACCGCCGAGGCCGACACCGTGCGGGAGCACGCGGTGACGACCGTGCTCTCGGGGCCGGCCGCGGGCGTCGTCGGCGCGGGAGCGACGGTCCCCGAAGAAGGGGGGTTGGTCACCYTCGACATGGGCGGGACGTCGAGCGACGTGAGCCTCGTCCGCGATGGCGAGATCGAGCGCACGACCGACGCGGAGATCGACGGGATTCCCATCGGGACCCCGATGGTCGACGTCAACACCGTGGGAGCCGGCGGCGGCTCGATCGCCTGGGTCGATCCGGGCGGGGCGCTGCGGGTCGGTCCGCGCTCGGCGGGCGCTGAGCCCGGCCCCGCCTGCTACGGCAAGGGCGGCGAACGGGCGACGGTGACCGACGCGAACGTCGTACTGGGATACATCGGCCCGGAGACGGCGCTGGGCGGCGAGATGACCCTCGACGTCGAGGCGGCCCACGACGTCCTCGAGGACCTGGCCGAGGAGGCCGGACTGGAGAACGCCTTGGAGGCCGCACGCGGCGTCTATCGCGTCGCCAACGCGAACATGGCCCGTGCGGTCCGGGCGGTCACCGTCGAGCGGGGCTACGACCCCCGCGGGTTCGGCCTGGTCGCCTTCGGCGGCGCGGGGCCGATGCACGCCGTATCGCTCGCCGAGTCGTTGGACATCGAGCGGGTGGTCGTTCCCCGACCAGCGGGGGTACTCTCGGCGTTCGGCCTGCTCGCCGCCGACGAGAAACACGACGCAGTTAGAACCTACCGTGCCCCCCTGGAGGAGGCCGATTCGGGGGCGGTCGAATCGGTGTATGCGGACCTCGAAGAGCGGGTCCGCGAGGAGACCGCAACCGGCGAACCCGCGATCGAGCGGGCGGCCGACCTGCGGTACGTCGGCCAGAGCTTCGAGATCACCGTCCCCCTGAGCGAGTTCGACCCCGCGGCGCTCGAAGAGCGCTTCCACGCGGCTCATAACCAGGCCTATGGCTATCGAATGGACGAGGCCGTCGAGCTCGTTAACCTCCGGGCGACGGCGACGGTGCCCCGCGAGGCGCCACCGGTAAGCTACGAGGGCGGGGGCGATCCCGTGGTCGGAACGCGCGAGGCGTACTTCCCGGGCGGAGGTCGCCACGAGGCGACGATCTACGACCGAGATCGGCTCGCACCCGGTGAACGGGTCGCGGGGCCCGCAGTGCTCGAACAGGCCGAAAGCACGACCGTCCTGCCCCCCGAGTGGGTCGGGACGGTCGAGACGGACGGAACGCTCACCGCACGGAGGGAGGACTGATGGACGCGATAACACTGGAGATACTCAGAAACCAACTGGAAAGCATTGCCGAGGAGATGGGACAGGTGCTGATCACGGGGGCCTATTCCCCGAACATCAAGGAGCGCCGGGACTGCTCGACCGCCCTGTTCGATTCGGAGGGGCGGATGGTCGCACAGGCCGAGCACATCCCGGTCCACCTGGGTGCGATGCCCGAGGCCGTCGAGACGGTCCGAAAAAAGGACCCACAGCCGGGGGACGTCTACGTGCTGAACGATCCCTTCGAGGGCGGGACGCACCTGCCGGACATCACGATGGTCTCGCCGCTGACGGTGGACGAGGGGATCGTCGGCTACGCCGTCTCCAGAGCCCACCACGCCGACGTCGGCGGGTCGACCCCGGGGAGCATGCCCGCGGGAGCACGCGAGATCTACGAGGAGGGGCTTCGCCTGCCGGCGGTGTGCCTCCAGCGGGCGGGTGAGACCAACGACGACGTCATGGACCTCCTGCTCGCGAACGTCCGGAACGCCGGGGAGCGCCGCGCGGACCTGCGCGCCCAGCTCGCCGCGAACGACCGTGCCGAGGACAGGTTAGGAGACCTCTTTTCCGAACACGGGGAGGGCGTAGTCAGAGAAGGGTTCGACGCCGTGATCGAGTACTCCCGCGAGCGGATCGAAGCGGAGATCGACGAGCTCCCCGACGGGAGCTACGACGCGATCGACGCCCTGGAGGGCGACGGGATCACCGACGGGGACATCCCGATCAAAGCGACGGTCACCGTCGAGGGCGAGGCGATCGACGTGGACTTCGAGGGGAGTTCGAAACAGGTCCCCGGAAACGTCAACGCGCCGCTTTCGGTGGCCAAAAGCGCCGTCTACTTCGTCGTGCGCTGCGTGACCGACCCAGAGATCCCGCCGAACCACGGCTGCTATGCGCCCGTCTCGGTACGGGCCCCCGAGGGATCGCTGTTGAACCCGCGGCCCCCGGCGGCGGTGGTGGGCGGAAACGTCGAGACGAGCCAGCGAGTGACGGATACGGTCTTCCTCGCCCTCGCGAAGGCCGCACCCGACCGCGTGCCCGCACAGGGCCAGGGGACGATGAACAACCTCACGATCGGCGGGCGGGATGGGGAATTCGCCTACTACGAGACGATCGGCGGGGGGTTCGGCGCGCGCGCCGAGAAGGACGGCATGGACGGCGTCCAAGTGGGTATGACGAACACGCTCAACACGCCCGTCGAGTCCCTCGAAACCGAGTACCCGATGCGCGTCGAGGAGTACGCACTCAGAGCCGACAGCGGCGGACGCGGGCGGTATCGCGGTGGAGTGGGTCTCGTGCGCTCGGTGCGCCTCGCGGAGCCCGCGACCGTCTCGTTGCTCACCGAACGGCGCCGATACGGCCCCCGCGGGGTCGCGGGCGGCGAGGACGGGCGGCCGGGCGAGAACCTGATTTCGGGGGAGCCGGTCCCGGCGAAGACGACGCGGGACGTCCCCGCCGGGGCGCTGATCACCGTGAAAACGCCTGGTGGCGGCGGTCACGGCGATCCCGACGATCGGGACCGCGAACTCGAAGAAAACGACCGCGAGAACGGGGTGGCCCAATGAGCGAGTGGCGCCGGCTGGGTGTCGTGGTCCCCTCCTCGAACACCGCCGTCGAGCGCGAGTTTCCGAGGTACGTACCCGAGGACGTCTCGGTTCACGCCAGCCGAATGCCCTTGGAATCGGTCACCGCGGCGGCGCTCGACTCGATGAGCGACCGCGCCGTCGAGTGTGCCGAACTCCTCTCGCATGCCGACGTGGACGCGGTCGCCTACGCCTGTACGACCGGGAGCCTGCTGCACGGCCCCGGGTTCGACGCGGAGTTAGAAAAAGCGCTCTCGGCGGCGATCGACGGGCCGGCGGTCGCCACGGCCCTGTCGGTCGACAGGGCCTTAGAGGAACTCGGCGCGAAGCGAATCGCCGTGCGCACACCGTACAACGAGGAGCTGAACGCCCGCGAACGGGCGTATCTCGAAGCGGCGGGGTACGAAGTCGTCTCGATCGCGGGGCTGGGAATCGAGGACAACACCGCGATCGGTGCGCTCGCACCCGACGACGTAACCGAACAGGTCGCCTCCGTCGATCCCGACGTGGACGCCGTCTTCGTCTCGTGTACGAACTACCCCACGCTGTCGGCGGTCGGGCCGCTGGAGAGCGATCTGGGGATACCGGTGGTGACGAGCAACGGGGCGACCGTGTGGGACCTCGGCCGGGCCGCGGGCGTGGGTATCGAGGGACCGGGACGCCTGTTTCACTAGGTCGGCGGTCGGTTCGGCCGCCCGGCCGTCCACCGCCGGCGTCGGCAGGGGGCGTTTCACTCGCTGGGATTGTAGAACACCTTGATGGTGTGTCACGACTAGACTGTTTCATGAGCGATCCGGATCCGAGGGGACCGCAAACGCCATCACGGACCCGGTTCTGGATGCTGATAGTCATCGCCTCGAGAGGCATGTTCCTCGGCGTGCTCGATACGACGATGATGAACGTTGCCGGGCCCGCGATCGGCCGAGCCCCGAACACGACCGTCAGCGCGACCGAACGATGACTGCCCCCGAGATTCTACCGCTGGTGTTCGTGATGATCGCGGGCCCACAGATCCTCTCCCCGATCTTCCTCGCGACGACCGAGAACTGGCGGCGGAACTCCGCCGCGTACGTCGCCGGTGCGGCGTTCTCGATTACCCTCGTGGTCACTGTCGCATACGCGTTCGGTGGTGGAACCGTCGGCTCGGGCGGATCGAACACGACGCTCAACGTGATCGTCCTCGTTGCGCTCGTGCTTGCGATGGTGAACACGTATCTGACCAGACACGAGTCGGAGCCACCGAAGTGGATGGGAAAACTCGGGACCGCGACGCCACGGTTCTCGTTCAGGCTCGGCTTTCTCCTCTTGGGATTTTTCCCGACCAACATCCTCACCTCGGTCGCCGTCGGGACCTATCTCGCGGCGAACGACGCCCCGTGGACGGACGCCCTTCCGTTCATCTCGCTCACGCTTCTGGTGCTGGCCCTCCCAGCGCTTATCCTGGTTGCGTTTGGCGAGCGTGCAGAGACCTTCCTACCGAAGGCTCGGGACTGGATGGACACGAACTCCTGGGTCGTCAACGAAGTCGTAATCGTCTTCTTCATCGGGATGGCCCTCAACAACCTTCTGGGTTGAAAGCGGCCTGCTCGCACTCGGAGTGGGGTTCTGACTACGTCCAACGACGGGATCGGGCGGTCACGGCTACAGCTGTTCACCGAACGGTCGGGACCGACGGCTGCGTCCTTGCTGGCCGCCCAGTCCGTCGGTCCCCTGCCCGGTACGAAACGTAGGGGAGTTTGGCTTGATCCACCACCGCAAAGAGTATCGCTGATGGCATCATACTAACTATTAATCATGGAGATTAGCTGGAAGGCTGTACTGATCGGCTTCGCCGTGACCATGGCGCTCGGCCTCATCAGTGGTCTGATCTACGTGGGCTCGGACGCCACGATCGTGGTACTGTACTGGGGAACGGTCGGCGTGCTCGGTGGCCTCGCGGCCGGATACGTCGTTGGCGGCACGAGTGGTTCTGGCGCGTTCCACGGCGGTCTCGCGACCGTCTTCGGGTCGGTCGTCGTGTTGGTCAGCGCGGCGTTCACGACCCTGCTGTTTGGGGGGATCGTTCCGACGTTCGGTGTGCTCGTCTTCGGCGCACTCGTACTCGCGTTCTACGCCATCCCCGGTATGCTGGGTGGCGCGGTGGGGTCGTGGGTAAAGGGCCGCCGGGCCGCTCCGGAGACGAGGCGCACGCGGGCCTGAGAACCCTCACTCCGACCATCGTGTACGAACAGACGGTTACCGGAACGACGAGGGAAACGAGGGGGATACTGACAGGGAGGACCAGACGGACATGAGTACGCGGTCGGAGCGTTCGAGAACGTTCCTCCGGATCGTCGCCATCGGAGCCGGAGGCCTCTCGTTACTGATCGTTCTGCCGTTTCTCAGTTGGATACTGGTCGCCGTGATACTCGCGTACGTCCTCCGTCCGATAGACGATCGGCTTTCGAGGCGGCTTGGTCCGGGGCTCTCGGCCGGTCTTTCGATACTCGGTGGTCTCTTTCTCGTCGTTCTCCCGGTCCTCGTCGTCCTCGGTGTCGCAGCGAATCAGGCACGCCAGCTAGCGGCCACGTTCGATCCGGGAGACGTCGCCCGGCTCGACGTCGTGATCGCGGAGCATCTCGGCGTGCAGGTCGATATGGCGACCGTACACGACGCGTTCAGCGGTGCAATCAAAACGGGAGCACGAGGGCTCGTCGGGAACCTCTTCAGTATCATCGGTGGGCTCCCCGAACTCTTCCTCGGGTTCACGGTCCTGTTTTTCGTGTTGTTCTACCTGCTCAAAGACGGCGAGTCCGCCGTCGAATGGCTCCGAGCGGTGGTACCGATCGAACCCGACGTTCGAGAGGAACTGTTCGAGGAGACCGGGTTGTTGCTGCACAACTCGCTCGTCGGTACCGCCGTCGTTGCAGGAGCACAGGCGGTGTTGCTCGGGGTCGCGTTCCTCGTTCTCGGTCTGGGGAACGTCGTGTTCTGGATCGTCACGACGTTCATCGCAGCGATGGTTCCGCTCCTCGGAGCGTCGATCGTCTGGATCCCCGCATCGATCTATCTGTTCGTCGTCGGTCGCCCCGTTCCCGCCGTTGCGTTATT
The DNA window shown above is from Halalkalicoccus jeotgali B3 and carries:
- a CDS encoding AI-2E family transporter; protein product: MSTRSERSRTFLRIVAIGAGGLSLLIVLPFLSWILVAVILAYVLRPIDDRLSRRLGPGLSAGLSILGGLFLVVLPVLVVLGVAANQARQLAATFDPGDVARLDVVIAEHLGVQVDMATVHDAFSGAIKTGARGLVGNLFSIIGGLPELFLGFTVLFFVLFYLLKDGESAVEWLRAVVPIEPDVREELFEETGLLLHNSLVGTAVVAGAQAVLLGVAFLVLGLGNVVFWIVTTFIAAMVPLLGASIVWIPASIYLFVVGRPVPAVALFVFGAIAISTVDNILRPMVMRRGAQLSPVLTIIGIFGGIAVFGFVGLFIGPVVLGLTKLLIELLVREYPALTPVEGR
- a CDS encoding hydantoinase B/oxoprolinase family protein; the encoded protein is MDAITLEILRNQLESIAEEMGQVLITGAYSPNIKERRDCSTALFDSEGRMVAQAEHIPVHLGAMPEAVETVRKKDPQPGDVYVLNDPFEGGTHLPDITMVSPLTVDEGIVGYAVSRAHHADVGGSTPGSMPAGAREIYEEGLRLPAVCLQRAGETNDDVMDLLLANVRNAGERRADLRAQLAANDRAEDRLGDLFSEHGEGVVREGFDAVIEYSRERIEAEIDELPDGSYDAIDALEGDGITDGDIPIKATVTVEGEAIDVDFEGSSKQVPGNVNAPLSVAKSAVYFVVRCVTDPEIPPNHGCYAPVSVRAPEGSLLNPRPPAAVVGGNVETSQRVTDTVFLALAKAAPDRVPAQGQGTMNNLTIGGRDGEFAYYETIGGGFGARAEKDGMDGVQVGMTNTLNTPVESLETEYPMRVEEYALRADSGGRGRYRGGVGLVRSVRLAEPATVSLLTERRRYGPRGVAGGEDGRPGENLISGEPVPAKTTRDVPAGALITVKTPGGGGHGDPDDRDRELEENDRENGVAQ
- a CDS encoding maleate cis-trans isomerase family protein translates to MSEWRRLGVVVPSSNTAVEREFPRYVPEDVSVHASRMPLESVTAAALDSMSDRAVECAELLSHADVDAVAYACTTGSLLHGPGFDAELEKALSAAIDGPAVATALSVDRALEELGAKRIAVRTPYNEELNARERAYLEAAGYEVVSIAGLGIEDNTAIGALAPDDVTEQVASVDPDVDAVFVSCTNYPTLSAVGPLESDLGIPVVTSNGATVWDLGRAAGVGIEGPGRLFH
- a CDS encoding GAP family protein — encoded protein: MTAPEILPLVFVMIAGPQILSPIFLATTENWRRNSAAYVAGAAFSITLVVTVAYAFGGGTVGSGGSNTTLNVIVLVALVLAMVNTYLTRHESEPPKWMGKLGTATPRFSFRLGFLLLGFFPTNILTSVAVGTYLAANDAPWTDALPFISLTLLVLALPALILVAFGERAETFLPKARDWMDTNSWVVNEVVIVFFIGMALNNLLG
- a CDS encoding DUF5518 domain-containing protein, whose amino-acid sequence is MEISWKAVLIGFAVTMALGLISGLIYVGSDATIVVLYWGTVGVLGGLAAGYVVGGTSGSGAFHGGLATVFGSVVVLVSAAFTTLLFGGIVPTFGVLVFGALVLAFYAIPGMLGGAVGSWVKGRRAAPETRRTRA
- a CDS encoding hydantoinase/oxoprolinase family protein, which translates into the protein MHDTHIGVDVGGTFTDVALYTDEDLTTAKVPSTEDQSVGVMAGIEKACEEAGIDPDEIAAFSHAMTVSVNALLERDGAKTALVTTEGFRDVLEIGRQARPDLYDLDAEKPAALVPRKRRYELDERATPEGIERAIDEGEVRELARELDGVESVAVCLLHAYAHDDNERRVAELLREALDVPVSTSSEVLAEFREFERSSTTAVDAYVTPAINSYVGRLAERAAEAGVPVPRIMQSNGGTAEADTVREHAVTTVLSGPAAGVVGAGATVPEEGGLVTXDMGGTSSDVSLVRDGEIERTTDAEIDGIPIGTPMVDVNTVGAGGGSIAWVDPGGALRVGPRSAGAEPGPACYGKGGERATVTDANVVLGYIGPETALGGEMTLDVEAAHDVLEDLAEEAGLENALEAARGVYRVANANMARAVRAVTVERGYDPRGFGLVAFGGAGPMHAVSLAESLDIERVVVPRPAGVLSAFGLLAADEKHDAVRTYRAPLEEADSGAVESVYADLEERVREETATGEPAIERAADLRYVGQSFEITVPLSEFDPAALEERFHAAHNQAYGYRMDEAVELVNLRATATVPREAPPVSYEGGGDPVVGTREAYFPGGGRHEATIYDRDRLAPGERVAGPAVLEQAESTTVLPPEWVGTVETDGTLTARRED